The Perca flavescens isolate YP-PL-M2 chromosome 23, PFLA_1.0, whole genome shotgun sequence genome has a window encoding:
- the cct2 gene encoding T-complex protein 1 subunit beta produces the protein MASLSMAPVNIFRHGADEEKAETARLSSFIGAIAIGDLVKSTLGPKGMDKILLGGGKGGSVTVTNDGATILKAIGVDNPAAKVLVDMSKTQDDEVGDGTTSVTVLAAELLREAELLISKKIHPQTIISGWRKATQVARDALREAAVDHSNDSARFQEDLLNIARTTLSSKLLTHHKDHFSQLAVAAVMRLKGSGNLEAIHIIKKLGGSLTDSYLDEGFLLDKKIGVNQPKRLENVNILIANTGMDTDKIKIFGSRVRVDSTAKVAEIESAEKEKMKEKVDRILKHGINCFINRQLIYNYPEQLFARAGVMAIEHADFAGVERLALVTGGEISSTFDHPELVKLGHCKLIEEVMIGEDTLIHFSGVAMGEACTIILRGATQQILDEAERSLHDALCVLAQTVKEPRTVYGGGCSEMLMAKVVSDLANRTPGKEAVAMESFAKALMMLPTIIADNAGYDSADLVAQLRAAHMENNTTCGLNMSEGTVGNMAELGITESFQVKRQVLLSASEAAEMILRVDNIIKAAPRKRVPDHHPC, from the exons ATG GCGTCCTTATCGATGGCCCCGGTCAACATCTTCAGACATGGAGCTGACGAAGAGAAAGCTGAGACTGCACGACTT TCATCCTTTATCGGTGCCATTGCTATCGGAGATCTGGTGAAGAGCACTCTCGGCCCGAAGGGGATG GACAAGATCTTGTTGGGTGGAGGAAAGGGCGGTTCGGTGACGGTGACCAACGACGGAGCGACCATCCTGAAAGCCATCGGAGTCGACAACCCCGCTGCCAAAGTTCTGGTTG ACATGTCAAAGACTCAGGATGATGAAGTCGGAGACGGGACGACCTCCGTCACCGTGCTCGCTGCAGAGCTGCTGCGG GAGGCAGAGCTGCTGATCTCCAAGAAGATCCACCCACAGACCATCATCTCTGGCTGGAGGAAGGCCACTCAGGTCGCCAGAGACGCTCTGAGGGAGGCCGCCGTGGATCACAG CAACGACTCGGCTCGTTTCCAGGAGGACCTGCTGAACATCGCCCGGACGACGCTGTCCTCCAAACTGCTGACTCACCACAAAGATCACTTCTCCCAGCTGGCCGTCGCCGCCGTCATGAGGCTGAAGGGCTCTGGGAACCTGGAGGCCATCCACATCATCAAGAAGCTGGGAGGCAGCCTCACTGACTCCTACCTGGacgaag GTTTCCTGCTGGACAAGAAAATCGGAGTGAACCAACCGAAGAGGCTGGAGAACGTTAACATCCTGATCGCCAACACCGGCATGGACACTGACAAGatcaag aTCTTCGGCTCCAGGGTTCGTGTCGACTCTACAGCGAAGGTCGCAGAGATTGAATCCGcggagaaagagaagatgaaGGAGAAGGTCGACAGGATCCTGAAACACGGAATCAACTGCTTCatcaacag ACAGCTGATCTATAACTATCCAGAGCAGCTGTTTGCTCGGGCTGGTGTCATGGCCATCGAGCACGCAGACTTTGCCGGAGTTGAGCGCCTCGCTCTGGTTACTG gaGGAGAGATCAGCTCCACCTTCGACCACCCCGAGCTGGTGAAGCTCGGCCACTGTAAGCTGATTGAGGAGGTGATGATCGGAGAGGACACACTCATCCACTTCTCTGGAGTCGCCATGG GCGAGGCGTGCACCATCATCCTGCGAGGAGCGACTCAGCAGATTCTGGACGAGGCGGAGCGCTCGCTGCACGATGCTCTGTGCGTCTTAGCTCAGACTGTGAAGGAGCCGCGCACCGTCTACGgaggag GCTGCTCTGAGATGCTCATGGCCAAGGTGGTGAGCGATCTGGCCAATAGGACGCCAGGAAAGGAGGCGGTCGCCATGGAGTCATTTGCCAAGGCTCTGATGATG ctGCCGACCATCATCGCCGACAACGCCGGCTACGACAGCGCTGACCTGGTGGCTCAGCTGAGAGCTGCACACATGGAGAACAACACCACCTGTGGACTGA atATGTCTGAAGGTACGGTGGGCAACATGGCCGAGCTGGGGATCACCGAGTCCTTCCAGGTGAAGCGCCAGGTGCTGCTGAGCGCCTCCGAAGCCGCCGAGATGATCCTGAGAGTGGACAACATCATCAAAGCTGCTCCCAG GAAGAGAGTTCCCGACCATCACCCCTGctag